Sequence from the Muntiacus reevesi chromosome 9, mMunRee1.1, whole genome shotgun sequence genome:
aaagaaatataaatatgtcaTGACATATATGGCAACACAAACATTTTTGAAGTAATTTCTGATAAGTTTCAACTTTGATATCTTAACAGTTTGGAGCATTTGAACTCTATGGTCAGAAGGAATATCACTCATGTGTCTGACTTCATCCTCATGGGACTGACAGACTCGGAAGAGATCCGGCTGGTCCTCTGCACCCTCTTTCTCCTGATATACCTGATCACTGTGCTGGGCAATGTGGGGATGATCCTGATAATCTGCCTGGACTCTCAgcttcacacacccatgtactttttcctcagtcACTTGTCATTTCTTGACCTCAGTTACTCAAGTGTCATCACCCCTAAAACCTTAGACAACTTATTGACTTCTatcaaaaatatttcatacaCCAACTGCTTCACCCAGATGTATTGCTTTGTCTTCTTGGGTGCCACTGAATGTTTCCTTCTCTCCTCGATGGCCTATGATCGCTATGCAGCCATCTGCAACCCTCTGCATTACCCCGTCGTTATGTCCGCCAGGAGATGCTGCTCTCTTGTCTTTGGATCTTATTTGTTTGGCTTTACAGATTCCATTGTCAATGTGCTTTGCATGAACAAACTGCATTTCTGTGACTCCAATGTAATCTatcactttttctgtgatgtACCCCCAGTTTTAGCCCTGTCCTGCACAGACACACGTGATATTGAAATCACAATATCTATTTTTGCTGGCTCCACCCTCGTGGTGTCTCTTATCACAATATCTGTGTCCTATGTGTCCATCCTGTCCACAATCCTGAAAATTACCTCCActtcagagaagcagaaagctTTCTCTACCTGTGCCTCCCATCTCCTGGGGGTCACCATCTTCTACAGCACTATGGTTTTCACTTACTTAAAACCAAGAAAGTCCTACTCCTTGGGAAAGGATCAAGTGGCTTCCGTTTTTTATACTATTGTCATCCCCATGCTGAATCCCCTCATTTACAGTCTTagaaacaaagaagtaaaaaatgctGTCAGTAGGGTCATTCAGAAAAGAAAGGCTTCCAAGCAATTAAAATAACAGTGATGATGAAATTTTAAGCTattatcttttcttcttccctctatggcatttccttcctctttctccagaAATGAATTGAAGACTTTActtgttctttatttattcatttattctgtaGAATTATCTTTTGCTTGACCAAATATTTTCTTGGACATTTTTTAGAACATGCCTTTAGAAATCCACATTATAATTGGAAACACTGACACATGTTAAATCAATGGTGCAAATGTATCTGTTTTTAAGGGTAACTgattagcaaaataaaaattatatttaccatctTTTAAAGTATATCATGCAGATTCAGAGAATTCTATGATGGAAAAAAGCTTCATTTTGGGAACTATGATAacagttttataaattatttcatttacattGTGGAAAAGCAGTATGCCAGAGTGCTCTTGTTTTTGAACCAAACACTCCAGACATTTGATTCTAGATCTGCAACTCTTTGCACTGTGTAACTCTTAAATAAAGCATTTCCTCAATCAGACATAATTAATTATGTTTCCAGGTCCATAGAgtttttataaagattaaatcaTATAGCTGATGAAGTGTTTAAGGTAGTACTATTAAAGGCAGACCATTGTCATCAGAACACTcttatttcttcagtatttttaatgCACAGTGTCTTATTCTAACAGAATATTCTCTTGTTTGTAAAAAATTGCTTTTGGTTCATTTAAAGGACAAACACACAAACAGCTAAGAAAATACTCAGCACCTCACAGGTTTGGATTTAAAATGGTACCTGTCAATATtgcagaaaacttgaaaaatgttgaaaatgtaaggaaatagaaatgcccaaaaaattaacaactttgtatatttcttctagattgatagctatgtgtgtgtgtgtgtatacatattataTGCTAGAACAATACTTCTGTCATTTCACATGTACCTTTTTGCAGTTTACTGTGTACACTACCAAGATTAACCTTTGACTATTTCTTTGTCAATGAAGTCTAAGATGAATGTGCTTTTGATACATGGGAAAGATTTAGACTTTCATTTTGCAATTCTTTGGATATGACGTGTTTGTAAATTCAAGTTAAAATCTGCAAACAGTTATATCTCTTTGGTGActatctgaaaatattaaaaaaaaaaatccttcctttcTATGATGTGTCAACAAACTTCagtaaattgctttttaattgaaattctgTGTATTTCAAATCATAATTGCCTTCTCCTGATTTCTACAGATTTATTAtggtcattaaaaaattaaatttattaaattgaaTACCTAACTCATTTGTTTCAAATTGCTTACCAGAGATAAGcggttaagttcagttcagtcactcagtcgtttccgactctttgcaaccccatggactgcagcaccccatgcctccccgtccatcaccaacacccggagtctaccaaacccatgtccattgaatttgcgatgccatccagccatctcatcctctgtcatccccttctcctactgccctcaatccctcccagcatcagggtcttttaaatgagtcagctcttcgtatcaggtatccaaagtactggagcttcagcttcaacatcagtcattccaatgaacacctaggactgggctcctttaggatggaataattggatctccttgcagtccaagggactctcaagagtcttctccaacaccacagttcaaaagcatcaattcttcagtgctcagctatctttaaagtccaactctcacatccatacatgaccactggaaaaattatagccttgatcagacggacctttgttgataaagtaatgtctctgctttttaatatgttgtctagtttggtcataattttccttccaagaagtaagcatcctttaatttcatggctgcaatcaccatctacagtgattttagagcccccaaaataaagtcagccattgtttccactgtttccctgtctatttgccatgaaatgatggggcgggatgccatgatcttagttttctgaatgttgatctttaagccaacattttcactctcctctttcacgttcatcaataggtttttagttcctcttcactttctaccttaaggatagtgtcatctgcatatctggggttattgacatttctcctggcaatcttgattccagcttgtgcttcctccagcccagtgtttctcatgatatactctgtatataagttaagtaagcagggtgacaatattcagccctaacatactctttttcctatttggaaccagtctgttgttccaggtccagttctaattgttgcttcctgaactgcatacaggtttctcaagaggcaggtcaggtggtctggtattcccatctctttcagaattttccacagtttattgtgatccacacagtcaaaggctttggcatagtcaataaagcagaaatagatgtttttctggaactctattgcttttttgacaatccaacggatattggaaatttgagctctggttcctctaacttctaaaaccagcttgaacatctggaaggtcacggttcacatattgctaaagcctggcttggaaaattttgagcatttctttactagcctgtgagatgaatacaattgtgtggtagtttgagcattctttgtcattacctttctttgggattggaatgaaagctgacctttcccagtcctgtggccactgttaaaTTTTCCAGATTCgctcacatattgagtgcaacactttcacggcatcatcttcaaggatatgaaatagctcaactcgaattccatcacccccactagctttgtttttggtgatgcttcctaaggcccacttgacttcacattccaggatgtctggctctaggtgagtgatcacaccatcatgattatctgggtcatgaagatattttttgtacagttcttctgtgtattcttgccacctcttcttaatatcttctgcttctgttaggtccataccttttctgtcctttattgaaaatCTAGAGGTCTACTAATAAGAATTTTATGAAGTAAAAGATAATTGGGAAATTATAATcaaaatgttgcattagttttgaattttattatatttacattttgtttcCAAAATGCTTATTTACTACCCTAatgcatgtgtgttaagtcacttctcTTCAAcactaaggactgtagccccccaggctcctctgtccatgggattcaataggccagaatactagagtgggctgttagttcctcccccaggggatcttcacaggCCAGAAACTGAACCCGtgcctctcatgtctcctgcactggccagcggattctttaccactagtgtcacttgggaagcccactccTATAATATTGTCACAATTTAAATATAAAGGTTGCATTGTAAAAAATGCATCATTCCTTCCCTGATAGTTTCAGTCACAGAATAAGgaagtatttttctaaaaatagtttATCTACCACAGCAGGCATAAATTCAGAGCATCACATTGGAAGGCCACAGCATTAGGCTCTTCACTGTGTGGcttctaaggaaaaaaattagtttctCAGAACTTAGCATAGCAGCATTTAGTACTTGAACTCCTGTCCTTGGAGACATGCCGAGTAATCTTCCTTGGAAACTGGTCCACAGAGAGGGCCAAAGTTTGCATTATCTTCAGCCCCCAGAATATGACGTACCCTGGAGTTTTCAGGATGAGAGCCTTCACTTACGTATATGTACACAGTTGATCCCTGATATTCACTTTAAACATAACTTCCTGGCGAATTTTATGCATGATCAGGAGTTGAACAAAActtcatttgatttatttttgcctcagaataaaacaaaatgaatgcaccaaaattttaaaagagcttATCTCAAAGAAAACAGATATTGCATCATAGAAATTTTCAACTGAAAAGGTCTTCATGTGTTATTTGTGAGAAAAATTGGAGTTTGACATACTTCTAGAGAGAAAATATTGGAAGAAAGTGTTTTTTCACCAACTTTGGGACTGAAAGTAAGTATCATTCTCAAATTTGGAAGGTTTTAGGTAGGATCCAATAAAACGGGAACTTTATCAGCAGGATATGCATGCAGATATGTTTTAGACATTAAAAAGTGTCAGGATTTGTGGAAGGAGAAGTCCAGAGTTGATATAATCAGGGTCTACAAGTCATTAGCATTTTTTAGAGATATAATTTTGGAAGAAATTTGATTTTCAGTGGTCAAGttagaaaaatatcatattttttgGAAATTAGTACTAACATGTGGTCTATCATTTTAATACAACCTATTAAAGTCCACTAAGTTTGGATAGTAGTCATTAGCATTAAATAGTATTTGAAATGAAAGGATAGAACATGGCACATAAAACTATTCATTTATCGTTCTTTATCATATAGCTAGCAgtttacttttggttttgttgaaatTAACTATAAATAGGAGTACAGTATTATGgagtggtgtagtggtaaagaatctgcctgctatgcaggagacatggtgcATACTATGCACCCAGACATTGatctctgagtggggaagataCACCGGAGGAGGAtacagcgacccactccagtattcttgccttgaaaattccgtggacagaagaacctggagggctacagtgcatggggtttgcaaagagtcagacatgactgagcacacacacagatagtaTCATGGACATGCTCTCTGGAGTCAATCTATCGAGGTGGAATTGTGGATCCAAAATTTAGGAGTTCTAAATCTGTTAACTAAATTATCTGTGCCCTTTGTCTCATCagaaaaatatggctaattatGGTATAAAAATCTCGTGAAATGCATTAATTAAGTGCCTTAACGGAAGCATTTAGGGCCATGTCAGGCTTATTCTAATTCTTCTAACTCTTCAATGTATTAGTTTTTGTTATAATATATCCAAACGTCAACTCACGCctatttttatatttggaaatcaaaataatttttgtctCTGTGTACACTATACACACCTCCttatcatcacttcatggaaacactaaattaatataaataagtgATGTCATTCATACATacacaaagtaatttttttttttttaaatttctgaagtaATTCCTGCTGAATATCAACTTTGATTTCTCAATAGTTTGGTGCATTTGAACACTACGGGCAAAAGGAATATCACACATGTGTCTGACTTCATCCTCATGGGACTGACAGACTCGGAAGAGATCCGGCTGGTCCTCTTCACCCTCTTTCTCCTGATATACCTGATCACTGTGCTGGGCAATGTGGGGGTGATCCTGATAATCCGCCTGGACCCCCAgcttcacacacccatgtactttttcctcagtcACTTGTCATTTCTTGACCTCAGTTACTCAAGTGTCATCACCCCTAAAACCTTAGACAACTTACTGAATTCCACCAAGAGCATTTCATACCTGAACTGCTTCATCTAGATGAGTTGCTTTATATTCTTGGGTGGGACTGAatgcttccttctctcctccatgGCCTATGATCGCTATGTAGCCATCTGCAACCCTCTGCATTACCCGCTTGTCATGACAGCAGACGCTGCTGCTCCCTAGTATTTGGATGTTACTTGATTGGCTTTATGGACTCTTTTGTTAATGGACTTTGCATGAGCAGATTGCATTTCTGCAAATCCAATATaatctttcactttttctgtgatctaTCCCCAATTTTAGCCCTGTCCTGCACGGACACACGTGCCATAGAAATCATCATATCCACTTTTGCTGGCTCCAGTCTAGTGCTGTCTGTCATTACAATAGCGGTGTCCTATGTCTCCATCCTATCTACTATCCTGAAAATCACTTCCACTTCTAGTAAGCAaaaggctttctctacttgcgcATCACATCTTCTGGGGGTCACCGTCTTTTATGGCACTATGATTTTTACTTACTTAAAACCAAGGAAATCCTACTCCTTGGGAAAGGATCAAGTGGCTTCCGTATTTTATACTATTGTCATCCCCATGCTGAATCCCCTCATATACAGTCTGAGAAACAAGGAGGTAAAAAATGCTGTCAGTAGAGTCATGCAgaagataaagtgaaagtcgttcagtcgtgtctgattctttgtgaccccatggacaataccgtccctggaattatccaggccagaacactggagtggggagccttttccttctgcagggaatcttcctaattctgggatcgaactcaggtctcctgcatttcaggtggattctttaccagctgagccacaagggaagcccaagaatactggagtgggtaacctattcctgctccagggagtcttcctaattcagggatagaactcagatctcctgcatttcaggtggattctttaccagctgagcaatgAAGGAAGCCCAGGTAAAGGGTTCTGAACAATTAAAATAGCATTGAAAGTAAGTGTTCATGCTCaccagcttatttttttttcccttatctgTATTTTATTCCCCTGCTTTCTCTTTCTAGAAACAAACTGAACTAtttatttaattgctttttttttttttttttttgaacaattCTTTGCTTGATCTAATATGATCTTGGGCATTTCCTGGCATTGTggtcatgctcagtcatgttcgaccctttgcgaccccatggaccatagcccaccagactcctctgtccacagaatattccaggcaagaacacagaaatgggttgtcatttcctactccaagaaatcttcccaacccagggattgaaacatGCATCCTCTACATCTCTTTCATTGGCAACAAATTTTAACCTTGAGCCATGGCAAGTCCTTTTCCTGGAATATgccttaagaaaataatttgaaatcctGAAATATGCTAAATTCATGGTGTCCACAACTGATTTGCAGAATGATGAAGTATAGTTATTACCTTTTAAACAGTATCATACAAATTTGgagaattttattataaaaagaggCCCATTTTAGGAACAGAAATAGcagttttagaaattatttcatgTACTTTGTGGAGAAGTAATGTAATAGAGTGATTAGTAGCACTTGCTTTGGAACTATCCGTTACAGGATTTCAGTTCTTGGTCTGCAGCCCTTGTAGCTCTGTAAGATTTGAAAAAGTCATTGAAACTTTTGGACTCAAGTTTCCTCAACCTCACCAAGTAAGTAATAATTCCAGGTCTGTAGTGTTATTGTAGGTATTATATCACACAACTGATGTAAAGCATTTATGGCCTTACAAAGAAATGCTAACTATTGTCATTAGAATGTTCACATCCCTGCTTATTTTTAActtacaatgttttatttttttcttaaagaatattattaatttataaattacctttagtttatttaaaagacaaatacACAAACAACTAAGTAAATGCTCAACACTTCAAGATTTCTTtgaaaaacttggaaaatataaaattaaaatttaaaaaaaagttttcaatatATGTTCCTCTGGCcattcctgttggctcagtggtaaaaaattggcctgccaatgaaggagatgattTAGggagatcctccagagaaggaaatggtaacccatttcagtattcttgcctggcaatccccatggacagaggagcctgatgggcgacagtccatgtggtcacaaagagtcagacacaacagagaaactgaacagcagcaataatATCTTCttctagggggcttccctggtgtctcagtggaaGACAATCCATGTGTCAATGCAGGAGttaccagtttgatccctggtcccagaagattccctggaaattgccagaaaaggaaattgcactcactccagtattcttgcttggaaatgcccatggatggaagaacctggagggctagagtccatgcggtcacaaagaattggataccaTTTAGGGACTAACAACAATATATGCTCTAGATCGATAGTTATGTATGTACAtggtattacattatatatatcatatttctctcatttcttatgAATTTTTCAG
This genomic interval carries:
- the LOC136175219 gene encoding olfactory receptor 8H1-like, producing MVRRNITHVSDFILMGLTDSEEIRLVLCTLFLLIYLITVLGNVGMILIICLDSQLHTPMYFFLSHLSFLDLSYSSVITPKTLDNLLTSIKNISYTNCFTQMYCFVFLGATECFLLSSMAYDRYAAICNPLHYPVVMSARRCCSLVFGSYLFGFTDSIVNVLCMNKLHFCDSNVIYHFFCDVPPVLALSCTDTRDIEITISIFAGSTLVVSLITISVSYVSILSTILKITSTSEKQKAFSTCASHLLGVTIFYSTMVFTYLKPRKSYSLGKDQVASVFYTIVIPMLNPLIYSLRNKEVKNAVSRVIQKRKASKQLK